A single Acidobacteriota bacterium DNA region contains:
- a CDS encoding site-specific integrase, with translation MRQAEIYGYRPENSNPCSGIRRYRCPSRERFLTLPEVRRLGGALADLEASVLRPAAAIRLLLLTGCRQGEIRTLQWGDYRAGHLFLRDGKAGPRMVWLSSPARQVLGRLPRSDRWVFPALRRPGPMRSDALHRYWRALREMADLRDVRLHDLRHSYASIALQQGETIPTIGRLLGHRDPVTTLRYTHFADASVLEAVEAVGNVLGV, from the coding sequence ATGCGTCAGGCCGAGATCTACGGTTACCGACCGGAGAACAGCAATCCTTGCTCGGGTATCCGGCGCTATCGGTGCCCTAGTCGGGAGCGGTTCCTTACTCTGCCGGAAGTTCGGCGCCTTGGCGGAGCGCTGGCTGATCTAGAAGCCTCGGTGCTTCGACCCGCCGCGGCAATCCGTCTGCTGCTCCTGACCGGCTGCCGACAAGGAGAAATCAGGACTCTCCAATGGGGTGACTACCGAGCAGGCCACCTCTTCCTGCGCGACGGTAAGGCGGGACCCAGGATGGTCTGGCTGTCTTCGCCGGCGCGCCAGGTGCTGGGCCGCCTTCCGCGCAGCGATCGTTGGGTGTTCCCTGCCCTGCGCCGCCCAGGGCCCATGCGTTCTGACGCGCTTCATCGCTACTGGCGGGCACTTCGCGAGATGGCGGATCTCCGGGACGTGCGGCTGCACGACCTGCGCCACAGCTACGCGAGCATCGCCCTCCAGCAGGGTGAGACCATTCCAACGATCGGCCGCCTCTTGGGGCATCGCGACCCGGTAACGACACTTCGTTACACGCACTTCGCCGACGCCTCGGTCCTTGAGGCGGTCGAGGCCGTGGGCAACGTGCTGGGGGTCTGA
- a CDS encoding tyrosine-type recombinase/integrase: protein MPTFRDFVQGPWREACYERCKASTKARVDSALGAQLLPTFGHLPLDAITAGDVHAWFDRYSERAPGGANRTLDVLRQILNHAVACGHQDANPARGIVRNASPLRTRFLSRTEVARLRAALSAHRGRESGRQQADIIRLLLLTGCRKGELVGLRWSEVSEGTLRLHDSKTGPRLVYLNDQAQRILSRQPRNGSPFVFPSLSDSSKPRSSELSLWRKVRREARIEEVRLHDLRHTFASHAVMQGVPLPVVSRLLGHSRSRMSLRYAHAGDRETEAAAERIGTALASVLGVPTDEEKVGLVPGEKIGTSIRTEAPNARPGRAATAARISSPLARRQDRAANTLARAVERKWPHDSRMHSLIESHRTEIRAVAGRHGFEDVRVFGSMARGDADEGSDVDLLVTLPKGQSGLALGALLMDVQDLLGRRVDVVTERSLHPDLRHRILEEAQIL from the coding sequence ATGCCGACTTTCCGGGACTTCGTGCAGGGCCCCTGGAGGGAAGCCTGCTACGAGCGCTGCAAAGCGTCCACAAAGGCGCGGGTGGACAGCGCCCTGGGCGCACAGCTGTTGCCGACCTTCGGCCACTTACCCCTGGACGCGATAACGGCGGGAGATGTACACGCTTGGTTCGATCGCTACAGCGAGAGAGCGCCCGGCGGCGCAAACCGCACGCTCGATGTCCTACGACAGATCCTGAACCACGCTGTCGCGTGTGGGCACCAAGACGCTAACCCCGCCCGTGGCATCGTGCGCAACGCGAGCCCGCTACGTACCCGCTTCCTCTCGCGAACCGAGGTTGCGCGCTTGCGCGCGGCACTCAGTGCGCATCGGGGGCGAGAGTCCGGCCGGCAACAGGCCGACATCATTCGCCTGCTGCTGCTTACAGGTTGCAGAAAGGGAGAGCTCGTTGGGCTCAGGTGGTCGGAGGTGAGCGAGGGCACACTGCGGCTACATGACAGCAAGACGGGCCCACGCTTGGTGTACCTGAACGACCAAGCGCAGCGCATACTCAGCCGCCAGCCGCGCAACGGCAGCCCGTTCGTCTTCCCATCGCTTTCCGACTCGTCGAAGCCCCGCTCCTCGGAGTTGTCCCTTTGGCGCAAGGTAAGGCGGGAAGCCCGGATCGAGGAGGTGCGTCTACACGATCTCCGTCACACGTTCGCGAGCCACGCTGTCATGCAGGGAGTGCCCTTGCCGGTCGTGTCGCGGCTGCTCGGCCACAGCCGCTCTCGAATGAGCCTTCGCTACGCACATGCGGGTGACCGGGAAACCGAGGCCGCCGCCGAGCGCATCGGCACCGCCCTTGCCTCGGTTCTTGGCGTGCCGACCGACGAGGAGAAAGTCGGGCTCGTGCCGGGGGAGAAGATTGGAACGTCTATCAGAACGGAGGCTCCCAATGCGCGCCCGGGTCGCGCGGCGACCGCTGCTAGGATCTCCTCCCCACTCGCACGCCGACAAGACCGCGCTGCCAACACGCTGGCTAGGGCGGTCGAGCGGAAGTGGCCGCACGACTCCCGCATGCACTCCTTGATCGAATCCCACCGGACTGAGATACGAGCCGTTGCTGGCCGCCACGGTTTCGAGGACGTGCGCGTGTTCGGCTCCATGGCCCGAGGGGACGCAGACGAGGGGAGCGACGTGGATCTGCTCGTGACCCTGCCGAAGGGCCAGAGCGGCTTGGCCCTGGGAGCGTTGCTGATGGACGTCCAGGACCTGTTGGGGCGGCGAGTAGACGTGGTAACGGAGCGTAGTCTGCACCCCGATCTTCGGCACCGGATTCTGGAAGAAGCCCAGATCCTGTGA
- a CDS encoding DUF86 domain-containing protein, with protein sequence MKADRGTDLVLLEHIRDRISRIGEYTGGDSSKFFGSTLVQDAVVRNLQTIAESTQRLSETLRATEPEIPWRAIAGFRNVLVHDYFGIDVEAVWTVVEQDLPSLAAAVERMAALAAGTAR encoded by the coding sequence GTGAAGGCGGACAGGGGGACCGACCTGGTGCTCCTAGAGCACATCCGCGACCGCATCTCGCGCATCGGGGAGTACACCGGCGGCGATAGCTCGAAGTTCTTCGGTTCGACTCTCGTTCAGGATGCCGTAGTACGGAACCTGCAGACCATTGCCGAGTCGACCCAGCGGCTCAGTGAGACTCTCCGGGCCACGGAGCCGGAGATCCCTTGGCGCGCCATCGCGGGCTTCCGCAACGTTCTTGTGCACGACTACTTCGGAATCGACGTTGAGGCCGTGTGGACGGTCGTTGAACAGGATCTTCCGTCATTGGCGGCGGCCGTCGAACGCATGGCAGCCCTTGCTGCCGGGACGGCCCGCTAG
- a CDS encoding DUF1156 domain-containing protein has product MRKKLIEVALPLDAINAASAREKSIRHGHPSTLHLWWARRPLAAARAVIFAQMVDDPSEYVDVLLSDPAKKRAVHGELKKRRAKARSSVGTDSGASDDRQALADVAAELERERLFGILRELVKWENTTNEELLDQATTEIWRSWRRACAENADHPHAKELFDRHKLPAFHDPFAGGGALPLEAQRLGLEAHSSDLNPVAVLINKAMIEIPPMFGGREPVNLESRKEPAVVARRWRGAQGLAEDVRYYGRWMRDEAQRRVGHLYPQVEVTPAMVRERSDLKQYEGLRLTVIAWLWARTVKSPNPAFANVNVPLVSTFMLSTKRGKEAYVEPVIQGRAYRFEVRAGQPPDVATAKQGTTAGKRRAFRCLMSGLPGTPVSYEHIRAQGRAGAMAERLMAIVAEGDRERVYLSPTPEHEGVAGAIAASWKPDMPLPDNPRDFKTPNYGLTSFGDLFTPRQLVALTTFSDLVGEATERVRLDAAAAGLSDDGRPLRDGGTGATAYAEAVGVYLAFAVDYASNYWSTIATPAEGFIRGTFARQALPMTWDYAEAPPFGATSGNWLAGVEWISKALDSLPGATSTQTGCAVQADAARQTIARQALVSTDPPYYDNIGYADLSDYFYVWLRRSLKSVFPELFATLAVPKAEELVATPYRHGSKAAAESFFLEGMTEAIGRLAGQAHSGFPVTIYYAFKQSERKGSIGTASTGWETFLGAVIRSGFAITGTWPIRTERGARSISIGTNALASSIVLVCRPRPADAPLATRRELLAALRAQLPHALRLLQSGNVAPVDLAQAAIGPGMAVYTRYAKVLDASGEVVPVREALALINQVLDEVLAEQEGDFDADSRWALAWFEQHGFAEGDYGVAETLSKAKNTAVAGMVEAGILDSRGGKVRLLSPKELPDTWDPITDARLTTWEAVHHLIRVLESDGETGAADLVAKLGGFADTARELCYRLYTVCERKKRAGDALSYNGLVQSWPEIMRLAQSREPEPEPEQMEL; this is encoded by the coding sequence TTGCGTAAGAAGCTGATCGAGGTGGCGTTGCCGTTGGATGCAATCAACGCGGCTTCAGCGAGGGAGAAGTCGATTCGGCACGGACATCCGTCGACCTTGCACCTGTGGTGGGCTCGAAGGCCGTTGGCCGCCGCTCGGGCGGTCATCTTCGCGCAGATGGTGGACGATCCGTCGGAGTACGTCGACGTGCTGCTGTCGGACCCGGCTAAGAAGCGAGCCGTGCATGGAGAGTTGAAGAAGCGCCGCGCGAAGGCAAGGTCAAGTGTCGGCACGGACTCCGGCGCTTCGGACGATCGGCAGGCTCTGGCCGATGTCGCAGCGGAGCTTGAACGTGAGCGGCTGTTCGGGATTCTCAGGGAGCTCGTGAAGTGGGAGAACACGACCAATGAAGAGCTGCTGGACCAGGCCACGACCGAGATCTGGCGGAGCTGGCGGCGCGCCTGCGCCGAGAACGCCGACCACCCGCACGCGAAGGAACTGTTCGACCGTCACAAGCTCCCCGCCTTCCACGATCCCTTCGCCGGGGGCGGAGCATTGCCGCTCGAAGCGCAACGGCTGGGTCTGGAGGCGCATTCCAGCGACCTGAACCCGGTAGCGGTCTTGATCAACAAGGCAATGATCGAGATTCCGCCGATGTTTGGCGGTCGGGAGCCGGTGAATCTGGAGTCTCGGAAGGAGCCAGCCGTCGTAGCTCGGCGGTGGCGCGGCGCGCAGGGCCTGGCCGAGGACGTCCGCTACTACGGTCGTTGGATGCGGGACGAAGCTCAGAGGCGGGTCGGCCATCTCTATCCGCAGGTTGAGGTTACCCCTGCGATGGTCCGGGAGCGCTCCGACCTGAAGCAGTACGAGGGCCTGCGTTTGACCGTGATCGCTTGGCTCTGGGCGCGTACCGTGAAGAGCCCGAATCCGGCATTTGCCAACGTGAACGTGCCACTCGTCTCGACGTTCATGTTGTCAACGAAGAGGGGCAAGGAGGCGTATGTCGAGCCGGTGATTCAGGGCCGTGCCTACCGGTTCGAGGTCCGGGCGGGGCAGCCACCAGACGTGGCGACCGCGAAGCAAGGTACAACGGCAGGGAAACGACGAGCGTTTCGGTGCCTTATGTCCGGGCTTCCCGGCACTCCTGTCTCTTACGAGCACATTCGCGCACAAGGGCGAGCAGGCGCCATGGCTGAACGTCTAATGGCCATCGTGGCCGAGGGTGACCGAGAGCGTGTCTACCTCAGCCCAACGCCAGAGCACGAAGGCGTAGCGGGCGCCATCGCTGCGTCCTGGAAGCCCGACATGCCACTACCGGACAACCCGAGGGACTTCAAGACTCCAAACTACGGACTAACGTCCTTCGGCGATCTCTTCACTCCGCGTCAACTCGTGGCCTTGACGACCTTCTCCGACTTGGTGGGGGAGGCAACGGAGCGCGTTCGCCTCGACGCGGCGGCCGCCGGTCTTTCCGACGACGGCCGACCACTGCGCGACGGCGGCACCGGTGCGACCGCGTATGCCGAGGCGGTAGGGGTGTATCTGGCGTTTGCAGTGGACTACGCTTCGAACTACTGGTCGACCATCGCTACACCCGCAGAAGGCTTCATCCGTGGCACGTTCGCACGGCAAGCCCTTCCGATGACATGGGACTACGCCGAGGCTCCTCCCTTTGGAGCGACTAGCGGTAACTGGCTTGCGGGGGTGGAGTGGATCTCGAAGGCGCTGGATTCCCTGCCAGGGGCGACGTCCACGCAAACCGGTTGCGCGGTCCAGGCTGATGCAGCGCGGCAGACTATTGCGCGTCAGGCCCTCGTCTCCACAGACCCTCCCTACTACGACAACATCGGCTATGCGGACCTGTCGGATTACTTCTACGTCTGGCTCCGCCGCTCTCTCAAGTCGGTCTTTCCCGAGCTGTTCGCCACGCTGGCGGTTCCGAAGGCCGAGGAGCTTGTTGCCACGCCCTATCGTCACGGGAGCAAGGCAGCTGCTGAGTCGTTCTTCCTTGAGGGCATGACAGAGGCGATTGGGCGGCTCGCAGGGCAAGCGCATTCGGGGTTTCCGGTCACGATCTACTACGCCTTCAAGCAGTCGGAGAGGAAGGGAAGCATCGGAACGGCTAGCACGGGGTGGGAGACGTTCCTCGGCGCCGTCATCCGATCAGGCTTTGCGATCACCGGTACTTGGCCAATACGTACGGAGAGAGGGGCAAGATCGATAAGCATCGGCACCAACGCCCTCGCCTCTAGCATCGTCCTCGTCTGCCGGCCGCGCCCGGCCGATGCTCCGCTCGCCACTCGTCGTGAGCTTCTGGCCGCACTCCGCGCCCAACTCCCCCACGCTCTTCGCCTTCTTCAATCCGGCAACGTCGCCCCTGTCGACCTCGCCCAGGCGGCCATCGGCCCCGGCATGGCCGTTTACACACGCTACGCGAAGGTGCTCGACGCATCGGGAGAGGTCGTGCCGGTCAGGGAAGCGCTCGCGCTGATCAACCAGGTCCTCGATGAAGTGCTGGCCGAGCAGGAAGGCGATTTCGACGCCGACAGCCGATGGGCACTGGCGTGGTTCGAGCAGCATGGCTTCGCCGAGGGGGACTACGGCGTTGCGGAGACGCTCTCCAAGGCCAAGAACACGGCCGTAGCGGGGATGGTCGAGGCCGGGATCCTCGACTCCCGCGGCGGAAAGGTCCGCCTGTTGTCGCCCAAGGAGCTACCCGACACCTGGGATCCCATCACGGACGCGCGCCTCACCACCTGGGAGGCGGTCCACCACCTGATCCGCGTTCTTGAGTCCGACGGCGAAACGGGTGCAGCAGATTTGGTCGCCAAGCTGGGCGGGTTCGCGGATACGGCCCGTGAACTCTGCTACCGCCTGTACACGGTGTGCGAACGGAAGAAGCGTGCCGGCGACGCCTTGTCCTACAACGGCCTAGTGCAAAGCTGGCCGGAGATCATGCGACTGGCCCAATCTCGCGAGCCCGAACCCGAGCCCGAACAGATGGAACTCTGA
- a CDS encoding DUF1828 domain-containing protein codes for MALDLDAANRLLTELPEGVQFSRRPDGAWMLRTQFAFPDGDRLPITATETEDGYLRLSDRGHTVMHASYDNDVDVLFVGEHRTRLEEILRKAGVEQHHGALRIDTRAKDLADAVLRLGQAAMSVFELASVRQGPRPS; via the coding sequence GTGGCTCTCGATCTCGACGCGGCAAACCGCCTGCTCACTGAACTCCCGGAGGGAGTCCAATTCTCACGACGTCCTGATGGCGCCTGGATGCTCCGCACTCAGTTCGCGTTCCCCGACGGGGACAGGCTTCCCATAACGGCGACCGAGACGGAAGACGGCTACTTGCGTCTCTCCGACCGCGGCCACACCGTCATGCACGCCAGCTATGACAACGATGTCGACGTGCTCTTTGTGGGAGAACACCGAACGCGCCTGGAAGAAATCCTCCGCAAAGCCGGCGTCGAACAGCATCATGGCGCTCTCCGCATCGACACACGCGCGAAGGACCTGGCCGACGCTGTGCTCCGTCTTGGCCAAGCCGCCATGAGCGTCTTCGAACTGGCCAGCGTCCGTCAAGGCCCCCGACCGTCGTAG
- a CDS encoding Swt1 family HEPN domain-containing protein: protein MATTNHERVGKALDLLKAGLGPFVDRELKRAIKNKRVDAGVLNWFDDPNLRKRPLTEWDVAALLKLMWDNWRMVFQDVLGPAERGFVGELRGHRNRWAHQEFFSSDDAYRALDTANRLLTAVSAKEAAELDKLKMELLRVRFDEQARGQRRRQASLAVESAAKNLKPWRQVVTPHQDVASGRYQQAEFAADLWQTYLGEGSEEYRDPVEFFRRTYLTESLKRMLAGAVQRLAGLGGDPVVQLQTNFGGGKTHSMLALYHLCSGVPLNDLSGVEAVMREVEAPDLPTVKRVVLVGNRISPGNPDTKPDGTVVRTLWGELAWQLGGAEAYARIAKDDEHATSPGDVLRKLLVEHGPCLILIDEWVAYARQLHDQSDLPAGSFETQFTFAQALTESAKLAGNCLLVVSLPASDTSASPHTQADDVEVGGQRGREALDRLRNVIGRIESSWRPASAEEGFEIVRRRLFEPFADSAQFTDRDVVARAFADLYRGQQHEFPPECRNADYEQRLKAAYPIHPEIFDRLYSDWSTLVTFQRTRGVLRLMAAVIHSLWQKGDSSPLILPANLSIDDPRVQFELTRYLPENWVPVIEKDVDGQQALPQRIDGDVANLGKFSACRRVARTVYLGSAPSAGSAQRGLEDRRIKLGCVFPGESSAVFGDALRRLAANATYLYQDGSRYWYDTRATVTKLAEDRAEQLRREPDKVAQAIVASLRTALRETAGFSRIHTAPQSGHEVPDEREVRLVVLGIDHGYRKEPGSPAETAAAAILESRGASPRLYRNTLVFLAPDQTRLQDLDEAVRRDLAWESVLAEREALDLSPHQVKQAETQRRAAAEAVTARLPETYQWLLAPVQKDPAAPVSWETTRLSGHGALAVRAANRLKSDDVLASTFSGTRLKIELERVPLWRGEHVSITQLIEDFAQYLYLPRLQDPAVLLGAAADGVVLLTWEKDTFAFADSFDEELGRYRGLRAGQIVPLTDPAAPGILVRPAAARQQLDAEEEPVAPQPPKGGDPVGSDEPPTPDPIPSLDLGPKRFHGSVSLDATRAGLDASRIAEEVITHLSGLVGANVTVTLEIEADIPEGAPDHVVRTVTENSQTLKFNSHGFERE, encoded by the coding sequence ATGGCCACAACGAATCACGAGCGCGTCGGTAAGGCGCTCGATCTCCTGAAGGCGGGCCTTGGCCCGTTCGTCGACCGCGAGCTGAAGCGCGCGATCAAGAACAAGCGTGTCGACGCCGGCGTCCTGAACTGGTTCGACGATCCGAACCTGCGCAAGCGGCCCCTGACGGAGTGGGACGTCGCCGCCCTGCTCAAGCTGATGTGGGACAACTGGAGAATGGTCTTCCAGGATGTCCTGGGGCCCGCCGAACGCGGCTTTGTGGGCGAACTACGCGGGCACAGGAACCGCTGGGCGCACCAGGAGTTCTTCTCCAGCGACGACGCCTACCGGGCGCTCGACACGGCGAATCGCTTGCTGACGGCTGTATCCGCAAAGGAGGCGGCCGAACTCGACAAGCTGAAGATGGAACTGCTCCGGGTCCGGTTCGATGAGCAGGCGCGTGGTCAACGGCGGCGACAGGCGAGCCTGGCCGTCGAGAGCGCAGCCAAGAACCTCAAGCCGTGGCGGCAGGTCGTGACGCCGCACCAGGACGTGGCCAGCGGCCGCTATCAGCAGGCCGAGTTTGCCGCCGACCTCTGGCAGACCTATCTTGGCGAAGGGAGCGAGGAGTACCGGGACCCGGTGGAGTTCTTCCGCCGCACATACCTGACCGAGAGCCTCAAGAGAATGCTGGCTGGTGCCGTGCAGAGGCTAGCCGGCCTGGGGGGCGACCCGGTAGTGCAGCTACAGACGAACTTCGGTGGCGGCAAGACCCACTCGATGCTCGCCCTCTACCACCTTTGTTCTGGCGTTCCCTTAAACGACCTGTCCGGTGTCGAGGCAGTTATGCGGGAGGTCGAGGCGCCGGATCTGCCGACCGTCAAGCGTGTCGTGCTGGTCGGCAACCGCATCTCGCCCGGCAATCCCGACACCAAGCCGGATGGCACAGTCGTGAGGACGCTATGGGGTGAACTCGCTTGGCAACTCGGTGGTGCAGAGGCGTATGCCCGCATCGCCAAGGACGACGAGCACGCCACGAGCCCAGGTGATGTTCTGCGGAAGCTCCTGGTCGAGCACGGCCCTTGCCTGATCCTGATTGACGAGTGGGTCGCCTACGCGCGACAGCTTCACGATCAGAGCGATCTCCCCGCTGGCAGCTTCGAGACGCAGTTCACGTTCGCGCAGGCGCTGACCGAGTCCGCGAAGCTGGCCGGCAACTGTCTTCTCGTGGTCAGCCTGCCAGCATCGGACACCTCTGCCTCCCCGCACACTCAGGCCGACGATGTCGAGGTAGGTGGCCAGCGCGGCCGTGAAGCTCTTGACCGGCTGCGCAACGTGATCGGCCGCATCGAGTCGTCCTGGCGGCCCGCGAGCGCCGAGGAGGGGTTCGAGATTGTTCGCCGGCGGTTGTTCGAGCCTTTCGCCGACTCAGCGCAGTTCACAGACCGCGATGTAGTTGCGCGGGCGTTTGCCGATCTCTACCGAGGCCAGCAACATGAGTTTCCACCCGAGTGTCGAAACGCGGACTACGAACAACGTCTGAAGGCGGCCTATCCCATTCATCCTGAGATCTTCGACCGCCTCTACTCGGACTGGTCGACCTTGGTGACCTTCCAGCGGACCCGCGGCGTGCTGCGATTGATGGCGGCGGTCATCCACAGCCTCTGGCAAAAGGGCGACAGCAGCCCGCTCATCCTGCCGGCCAATCTCTCGATCGACGATCCACGGGTGCAGTTCGAGCTGACGCGCTACCTGCCGGAGAACTGGGTTCCCGTGATCGAGAAGGATGTCGACGGACAGCAGGCCCTTCCGCAGCGGATCGATGGCGACGTAGCGAACCTGGGCAAGTTCTCCGCCTGCCGGCGCGTGGCGCGGACCGTGTACCTGGGCTCTGCTCCCAGTGCGGGCTCAGCCCAGCGCGGCCTCGAGGACCGCAGAATCAAGCTGGGCTGCGTGTTTCCTGGGGAGTCGTCGGCGGTCTTCGGGGACGCCTTGCGGCGGCTCGCGGCCAACGCGACCTACCTCTACCAGGACGGAAGCCGCTACTGGTACGACACGCGGGCTACCGTCACGAAGCTGGCCGAAGACCGCGCCGAGCAGTTGCGTCGAGAGCCGGACAAGGTTGCGCAGGCGATCGTCGCGAGTCTGCGCACGGCCCTGCGAGAGACCGCCGGCTTCAGCCGCATTCACACGGCTCCACAGTCTGGCCACGAAGTGCCGGACGAACGTGAGGTCCGCCTCGTGGTCCTCGGCATCGATCACGGGTACCGGAAGGAACCGGGATCCCCCGCGGAAACAGCCGCTGCAGCCATCCTCGAATCTCGGGGCGCCTCGCCGCGGCTGTATCGCAACACCCTTGTCTTTCTGGCGCCCGACCAAACCCGGTTACAGGACCTCGACGAAGCGGTTCGCCGTGACTTGGCGTGGGAGTCCGTACTCGCGGAGCGAGAAGCACTCGATCTTTCCCCGCACCAGGTCAAGCAGGCGGAGACCCAGCGCCGAGCCGCCGCCGAGGCCGTCACGGCCCGGCTGCCCGAGACGTACCAATGGTTGCTCGCGCCGGTGCAGAAGGACCCCGCTGCGCCGGTGTCTTGGGAGACGACCCGGCTCTCTGGCCACGGCGCCCTCGCGGTTCGAGCCGCCAACCGTCTGAAGAGCGACGACGTACTTGCCTCCACGTTCTCCGGCACCCGCCTGAAGATCGAACTTGAGCGGGTTCCGCTGTGGCGTGGCGAGCATGTATCGATAACGCAGCTCATCGAGGACTTCGCGCAGTATCTCTATCTGCCGCGTCTCCAGGATCCGGCTGTGTTGCTAGGGGCCGCAGCGGACGGCGTGGTGCTGCTGACCTGGGAGAAAGACACGTTCGCTTTCGCGGATAGCTTCGACGAGGAGTTGGGCCGGTATCGAGGACTCCGTGCCGGCCAAATTGTCCCGCTGACGGATCCGGCGGCTCCGGGGATTCTGGTCAGACCAGCCGCCGCCCGGCAGCAGCTTGACGCGGAAGAAGAACCAGTTGCGCCTCAGCCCCCCAAGGGCGGCGATCCAGTCGGTTCCGACGAGCCCCCAACTCCCGACCCGATCCCGTCACTTGACCTCGGCCCCAAGCGCTTCCATGGCAGCGTCTCGCTCGACGCGACTCGCGCCGGTCTCGACGCGAGTCGAATCGCAGAGGAAGTGATCACCCATCTCTCAGGCCTCGTCGGGGCGAACGTGACGGTGACCTTGGAGATCGAGGCCGACATACCGGAAGGGGCGCCGGACCATGTCGTCCGCACCGTGACGGAGAACAGCCAAACGCTGAAGTTCAACAGTCACGGTTTCGAGCGGGAGTAG